The Algoriphagus halophilus sequence AATGATTTCATGAAAATCAATTCAAACGCATCGTGATTCTTGTTTATTCAGAACCACGATGCTAATTGATAAGCTTATTTTATAAAAGAGGTTTCAAGAACATTTTTATATCCATATGGCTTAAAAATATATGGGATGTAAAAACATTGCATGATAGCCAATAATACGCCTATTTGGTCGCTGGTACCGCTAGGTGTGCCTGTGGAAAGCAATAAAAATAGGATGGGTAACATTCCTAAAAACAAATAAAGCAAGGTCCTGTTTTTTTGAGTCCATGGAATAAATGATTCTTCTTTTTCTGTCCCAAGTACCATAATTATCAATAAAAGCGCGATGGAGGCAAGAGGCAAAACAAGGGTACTGATGGAGACATGAACATTCAGGGTGTCTCCATGAAACATGGTGTCCCCATTTTTTAGGATGTCGAATAGTAAGTTGCCAAATACATTCAGCCACCAAATACCCAGCAAGCCTCCATATAGTTTTCTGTTTTTCATTCGATAAAGTCCAAAAATGACAGTGGCATATAAACTCATTTGGAAAATGAGGAAAATGAAGGAAGGAGTGACTCCTGCCCCATGTATCGTTAGACCGAAATAATTTGTCCCCCAGGCATAGGATGTTCCATCAAATAGTGATCTGATAAAAGGAAGCCACACGATCATGAACGTGAGAGAAATAAACAGAGACAGGACATTCGTCCAAATGTTAGGTGTTCGAAATGCTGGTAGATTTTTCATAAGAGATATGTTTTTTCTCTTGGACCGGAAAAAATCCTTCCTCGTTACAGTATTTGACACCTTTGGGGTGAAATTCTGGTATTTGGGTTCAATGACTTATTTTAATTGTAACAATAAGTTGGAAGCATAGGATCGAGATACTGGAATCGACTTTGCAACATGGTCCAACTTGATCATCCCTTGCTGATTATTCCCTTCATAGTTTGCTAAATGGAAAAGATTAATGGTATAGGAACGATGACATCGAACCAATGCAGGATGAAGGTTTAGGTCTTCAATTTTTTTCAATGTAGTTCTTACCAATGTTTTCTCTTCTTTTTCCTGATGTAAATAATGTATTGCCACATAATTGTCTTCGGGCTCCAGATAAAGTAGGCTTTCCAAAGCGAATGACTTAATCTCACTTTGGCTTTCTGAAGGAATTTGAATGATTTTTATTCCCTCTTTTTCATGATCGATGGAAGTCTCTGAGCGATGTTGGACCTGCTGAATTTTTGCATAGAAATAAATGGCTACTAAAGGGATGATGCTAACAGTGGTGAAGTTTCCAATAAAGTCAAACCAGCTTTTCCAATGGAAGTCATGCCAACTTCCTAAATAGTTGTAGGCTAAAAAAATAAAGGTAGCTGTATACACATTTGTCCAGAGTAACCAAAGAAGGATGTGCCATTTATAAACTTCATTTTTAAAAATTAAAGGGAAAAGCACAAACTCGTTTATTAACAATATGATACAAACCAATATTCCCAGGCCGAACATGGTGATTGTAAAAAGTGGAGTTATCTCCTCCTTAGGGTCATAGTTATTAACGCCGAAGGGTTGAAAAAACAGCATAAACAAGCTGAAAAATAGGCTTGTGACTAGAATGGCGTAAAACTTTTCACGCTTACTCAATTGGAAAAACTGCTCGTTCAAAAAGGATGTCATAGAATTACTATTCCCATGAAAATATCAAATTTTGATCGAATAGTATTTAAATAGTTGAGAAACAGTATTTTCAATAGATACTGATTTCCCTTGGCTATCGTGCGATTTTCTAAGGCTTATCCCTATATTCCATAAACCATCAACTTTACAAGCAACCCACCATCTATGAAAATTGTAAAAAAGCTGTTTTTGGCCGTATTTGTTTTGGCCATTATTGTAATTGCTATTCTTCTCTTTAACACCTTTCGTTTAAGTTCTAAACAAGTAGAACCTCAGCCTATTCAAGAAGTAGCCATTTCTGAGGATGTTTTTGATCATCTTTCCGGGGCCATCCAATTTCAAACCATTTCTTTCAGCGAAGATGCCATTCCTGATTCTGCTGCATTCAATGGTTTTCACGCTTATTTAGCAGAAACCTTTCCTCAAGTTCATGGAACCATGGATCTGACCAAAATCAATCAATACAGTCTGTTGTATAAATGGGAAGGTTCAGACGCTACCAAAAAACCAATTATTCTGATGTCTCATCAGGATGTGGTTCCAGTAGACGTACCAACTATGGAAATGTGGGAAGCACCCCCATTTGAAGGAAGAATTACTACTGATCATATTATTGGTCGAGGTACCTTAGATGATAAATCT is a genomic window containing:
- a CDS encoding ubiquinol cytochrome C oxidoreductase, which produces MKNLPAFRTPNIWTNVLSLFISLTFMIVWLPFIRSLFDGTSYAWGTNYFGLTIHGAGVTPSFIFLIFQMSLYATVIFGLYRMKNRKLYGGLLGIWWLNVFGNLLFDILKNGDTMFHGDTLNVHVSISTLVLPLASIALLLIIMVLGTEKEESFIPWTQKNRTLLYLFLGMLPILFLLLSTGTPSGTSDQIGVLLAIMQCFYIPYIFKPYGYKNVLETSFIK
- a CDS encoding LytR/AlgR family response regulator transcription factor; translated protein: MTSFLNEQFFQLSKREKFYAILVTSLFFSLFMLFFQPFGVNNYDPKEEITPLFTITMFGLGILVCIILLINEFVLFPLIFKNEVYKWHILLWLLWTNVYTATFIFLAYNYLGSWHDFHWKSWFDFIGNFTTVSIIPLVAIYFYAKIQQVQHRSETSIDHEKEGIKIIQIPSESQSEIKSFALESLLYLEPEDNYVAIHYLHQEKEEKTLVRTTLKKIEDLNLHPALVRCHRSYTINLFHLANYEGNNQQGMIKLDHVAKSIPVSRSYASNLLLQLK